In the genome of Raphanus sativus cultivar WK10039 chromosome 4, ASM80110v3, whole genome shotgun sequence, one region contains:
- the LOC108853211 gene encoding agamous-like MADS-box protein AGL97, translating to MVKKGGTKRKPVMTKIANKASRATTFTKRRDGLYSKAAQLCVITDAQIAILATPSSSNSNTPFFSFGHSSVESVVSAYLSGQRLAPVSTCDNTKATREDLGICMARKDLGLGFWWDDDKLVNSNDPEELMEAMESMKVLQSHLKRLEDQTLTTTTTVDEDMVEISPESDEWSEMDLHKLLQDCDCDDVPPLHDVVSNTEEDHNVSEQTCNNNNFVSLPELDEWSEMVLNQLLEDCDHVPEHQNVSEETCNNNNFVSLPELDEWSEMVLNQLLEDCDHVPEPPVFGNTDQEEEDHNVSEKTCNNFVSLPEAVVGSLEEEAMNIDWDTVFASGEELLSDEYKMYV from the coding sequence ATGGTGAAGAAGGGAGGTACGAAGAGAAAGCCTGTGATGACGAAGATTGCTAACAAAGCTTCGCGCGCTACTACTTTCACCAAACGCAGAGACGGTCTCTACAGCAAAGCGGCTCAGCTTTGTGTTATCACCGACGCTCAAATCGCTATCCTTGCGACACCATCTTCTTCAAACTCCAACACTCCCTTCTTCTCGTTTGGTCACTCTTCCGTTGAGTCCGTGGTCTCCGCTTATCTCTCCGGACAGAGACTTGCTCCTGTTTCAACGTGTGATAATACCAAAGCGACGCGAGAAGACCTAGGTATATGTATGGCTCGCAAGGACCTAGGGTTAGGGTTTTGGTGGGACGATGACAAGCTCGTCAACTCGAATGATCCGGAAGAGCTTATGGAAGCGATGGAGTCTATGAAAGTACTACAGAGCCATCTCAAGCGATTGGAGGATCAAAccctaacaacaacaacaacggtCGATGAGGACATGGTTGAGATTTCACCTGAGTCGGATGAATGGAGCGAGATGGATCTTCATAAACTCCTCCAAGATTGTGATTGTGATGATGTACCACCACTACATGATGTTGTTAGCAACACTGAAGAGGATCATAATGTGTCTGAGCAaacctgcaacaacaacaactttgTATCATTACCTGAATTAGATGAATGGAGCGAGATGGTTCTTAATCAACTTCTGGAAGATTGTGATCATGTACCAGAGCATCAGAATGTATCTGAGGAaacctgcaacaacaacaactttgTATCATTACCTGAATTGGATGAATGGAGCGAGATGGTTCTTAATCAACTACTGGAAGATTGTGATCATGTACCAGAGCCACCTGTCTTTGGCAATACTGACCAAGAAGAAGAGGATCACAATGTGTCTGAGAAAACCTGCAACAACTTTGTATCATTACCTGAAGCAGTAGTTGGAAGCCTGGAAGAAGAGGCGATGAATATTGATTGGGATACTGTTTTTGCATCCGGTGAGGAGCTTCTTAGTGATGAGTATAAGATGTATGTATAG
- the LOC108850590 gene encoding uncharacterized protein LOC108850590: MFKGHKIHATCRRTLIESKKRLLTVGSWRYIRNFQIAPAGGAYRTTNHSWKKSFNQNTAVTRSNHVNDELYLSLIDFQTVLSGTLDDNFLIDVLGQVIDCGDVETMQCTGGKQRKKLEFTLSDLKINDDAMTLTSFQSNDDSQDDNNNRVGILGKRGQRDKWLLFPTKTIYEMITSTQRVLKTGTTFKKLNGKEIVQHNWWCEECKDSVIDVSPSDDSGISNIMILDRVANNIVSETPEKLLNGSWEELQDPTLVPDCINDLVGKEFMFGVYIDKENVAYGSEFYKVGKIYKDRLTSVPDPITPSLSSKQLTLTSGEEGQTLSEVGIFLPRPVFSHGQLYVAVSRVTSKKGLKILIVDSEGKSQRQTKNVVYREVFDNL, from the exons ATGTTTAAGGGACACAAAATTCATGCAACATGTAGAAGGACATTGATTGAAAGTAAGAAGAGGCTTCTTACAGTTGGTTCCTGGCGTTACATCCGGAATTTTCAAATTGCTCCTGCCGGTGGAGCATATCGAACCACCAATCATTCTTGGAAGAAGAGTTTCAATCAGAATACCGCCGTTACTCGATCTAATCACGTTAATGACGAGTTGTACCTGTCTTTGATCGACTTTCAAACCGTATTGTCTGGAACACTCGATGATAATTTCCTAATTG ATGTACTCGGTCAAGTTATTGATTGTGGTGATGTTGAGACCATGCAGTGTACTGGGGGAAAGCAACGAAAGAAGCTTGAGTTCACTTTAAGTGATCTCAA GATCAACGATGATGCGATGACTCTAACATCATTCCAGAGTAATGACGACTCTCAAGATGACAACAACAACCGAGTTGGAATTTTGGGGAAGCGTGGTCAGCGTGATAAGTGGTTACTCTTTCCCACCAAGACCATCTATGAAATGATAACCTCAACTCAA AGAGTGCTCAAAACCGGAACCACGTTTAAGAAATTGAATGGTAAAGAGATCGTTCAACATAATTGGTGGTGTGAGGAATGCAAAGACAGTGTCATCGATGTTTCACCAag TGATGATTCAGGCATCTCGAATATAATGATCTTGGATCGTGTTGCTAACAACATTGTGTCCGAAACTCCAGAAAAACTCCTCAATGGAAGCTGGGAAGAG CTTCAAGATCCAACATTAGTACCAGACTGTATTAATGATTTGGTTGGCAAAGAGTTCATGTTTGGAGTCTATATTGACAAAGAAAATGTTGCTTATGGAAGTGAATTTTATAAGGTGGGAAAAATCTATAAAGATAGACTCACTTCTGTTCCTGATCCAATCACACCAAGTCTATCGAGCAAGCAGTTGACATTAACCAGTGGTGAAGAG GGACAAACATTGTCTGAAGTTGGTATTTTTCTACCAAGACCTGTGTTTTCACACGGACAACTTTATGTGGCTGTTTCCAGAGTGACTTCAAAGAAAGGCTTGAAGATTCTGATTGTCGACAGCGAAGGCAAGTCTCAACGCCAGACAAAGAATGTTGTCTACAGAGAGGTTTTCGATAATCtttga